The proteins below are encoded in one region of Methanosarcina barkeri 3:
- a CDS encoding PUA domain-containing protein → MNYDTERLARVRMIADYQFGKGIGKELFPEGSTFQLSRTKRVRQVLNSGKRIATARAKDGFFTLSIEGASIVHKLLPEKKLRVIVSEEAAPFVEKGKTAFIKHVVEIDPELRAGEEVLVTDETDRLLATGQLLLSPAEILAFNSGAAVDIRVGVASKKEK, encoded by the coding sequence ATGAATTATGACACCGAAAGACTTGCCAGAGTCCGCATGATAGCAGACTACCAGTTTGGGAAAGGCATTGGAAAAGAGCTTTTTCCTGAAGGCTCAACATTCCAGTTATCCAGAACAAAAAGAGTACGCCAAGTCTTAAACTCTGGAAAGCGTATAGCTACAGCAAGAGCAAAGGATGGTTTTTTTACCCTCAGTATTGAAGGAGCTTCCATCGTTCACAAGCTTTTACCAGAAAAGAAGCTCAGAGTCATTGTCTCAGAAGAAGCTGCTCCTTTTGTAGAGAAAGGTAAAACTGCTTTTATAAAACATGTAGTTGAAATTGATCCAGAACTGAGGGCCGGAGAAGAAGTACTGGTGACAGATGAAACTGACAGACTGCTCGCAACAGGACAACTGCTTCTATCTCCTGCAGAGATCCTGGCTTTTAACAGTGGAGCAGCCGTGGATATAAGAGTAGGAGTAGCTTCAAAAAAAGAAAAGTGA
- a CDS encoding acetylornithine transaminase codes for MTENFIGPENLQVTEPENLQAKYDSVIEKDSKYVMQTYGRQPLVLSEGKGAVVRDIYGKEYIDCVAGIAVNNVGHCHPAVIRAIQAQAEKLLHVSNLYYTEIQAELAEALVSVTGMERVFFCNSGAEAMEAAMKLARMASGKSAFVAAEHSFHGRTIGALSVTHKSIYRDPFMPPVSSETTFVPYSNADAVRQAISGNTAAVILEPIQGEGGVNIPNPEYLKEVREICDETGTFLIFDEVQTGFGRTGTWFCKDQFGVEPDIMSMAKAIGGGFPMGAIAARDGLSFERGQHASTFGGGPLACAAALASIEVIREEGLLKRSKDNGAYFMGKLKNMEREDVVEVRGKGLMIGIEINHPCSEFVDFAREYGVLVNCTSDSVLRLVPPLVITKDQIDTVVDVLEQA; via the coding sequence TTGACAGAGAATTTTATAGGGCCTGAAAATCTACAGGTTACAGAGCCTGAGAATTTACAGGCAAAATACGATTCAGTTATAGAAAAAGATTCAAAATATGTAATGCAGACTTATGGGCGTCAGCCCCTTGTACTTTCAGAAGGAAAGGGGGCGGTTGTCCGGGATATTTACGGAAAGGAGTATATTGACTGTGTAGCAGGGATTGCAGTAAACAATGTTGGGCACTGCCACCCAGCTGTAATCAGGGCAATCCAGGCTCAGGCTGAGAAGCTGCTGCACGTCTCTAACCTTTATTACACAGAGATTCAGGCTGAACTTGCAGAAGCCCTTGTCTCGGTTACAGGAATGGAACGTGTTTTTTTCTGTAACTCAGGGGCTGAGGCTATGGAGGCTGCAATGAAACTGGCCCGCATGGCTTCCGGGAAAAGTGCCTTTGTAGCTGCTGAACACTCCTTCCACGGCAGGACTATAGGAGCACTCAGTGTAACCCACAAGAGCATATACAGGGACCCTTTCATGCCTCCTGTGAGTTCCGAGACTACTTTTGTCCCTTACTCCAATGCTGATGCTGTCAGGCAGGCTATTTCGGGAAACACGGCAGCTGTGATTCTTGAGCCCATTCAGGGAGAAGGTGGAGTTAATATCCCTAATCCCGAGTACCTCAAAGAAGTCAGGGAAATCTGTGACGAAACTGGAACTTTCCTTATCTTTGATGAGGTGCAGACAGGCTTTGGAAGGACAGGCACATGGTTCTGTAAAGACCAGTTTGGCGTGGAACCCGATATCATGAGCATGGCAAAAGCAATCGGTGGAGGTTTTCCGATGGGCGCTATCGCAGCGAGGGACGGACTAAGCTTTGAGCGTGGACAGCATGCTTCTACTTTCGGAGGCGGGCCACTTGCCTGTGCAGCTGCACTTGCTTCGATTGAGGTAATTAGGGAAGAAGGACTCCTTAAACGCTCAAAAGATAACGGGGCTTATTTTATGGGAAAGCTCAAAAATATGGAAAGGGAAGATGTCGTAGAAGTCCGTGGAAAAGGGCTAATGATAGGGATTGAGATAAACCATCCATGCAGCGAGTTCGTTGATTTTGCAAGGGAATATGGAGTACTCGTAAATTGCACATCTGACTCGGTGCTCCGTCTGGTTCCTCCACTTGTAATTACAAAAGATCAGATTGATACGGTAGTTGATGTTCTTGAGCAGGCCTGA
- the hisC gene encoding histidinol-phosphate transaminase: MFLSRPELIKKEIFDIAEYVPGKSIEEIVSAYGLEPTSIIKLGSNENPLGPSPKAIQALVNVASYANIYPSADAIELREALSKYTGFPVSNLIASGPGMDGLLDGVCRLVIERGDEVIIPTPTFAYYELPARACGGKPVFVRRNQDFSIDPEKILEAASGRTKIIFLCSPNNPSGNLLPENDLRKILENTTALVFVDEAYVEFADRNLAGLVREYDNLVVGRTFSKVFGLAGLRLGYGIMPEWLAKEYIRAATPFSVSLPALKAGVAALSDTEHRKKSIDLARKGREYLKEKIPFKVYPSQSNFVLVDVAPLKAKVVTQNLMKKGIIVRSCDSFRDAGDNFIRVTVGTPEQNEIIVRTFEAVKNEV, from the coding sequence ATGTTCTTGAGCAGGCCTGAATTGATAAAAAAAGAGATCTTTGATATCGCAGAGTACGTTCCAGGGAAATCTATTGAAGAAATCGTTTCTGCCTACGGTCTTGAACCGACTTCAATTATCAAACTCGGCTCAAACGAAAACCCACTAGGACCTTCTCCAAAGGCTATTCAGGCCCTGGTAAACGTAGCTTCCTATGCAAATATTTATCCCTCAGCAGACGCGATCGAACTCAGAGAAGCTCTCTCGAAATACACAGGTTTTCCGGTTTCAAACCTCATAGCCTCAGGGCCAGGAATGGACGGACTACTTGACGGGGTTTGCAGGCTGGTTATTGAAAGAGGAGACGAAGTGATTATTCCAACTCCTACTTTTGCCTATTACGAGCTTCCGGCAAGGGCATGTGGAGGAAAACCGGTCTTTGTAAGGAGAAACCAGGATTTCTCAATAGATCCTGAAAAGATCCTGGAAGCCGCATCCGGAAGGACAAAGATAATCTTTCTCTGCTCACCAAATAACCCCTCAGGCAACCTCCTTCCAGAAAATGATCTGAGGAAAATCCTTGAAAACACCACGGCTCTTGTGTTCGTTGATGAAGCATATGTAGAATTTGCGGACAGGAACCTTGCAGGGCTTGTAAGAGAATACGATAATCTTGTTGTGGGTAGAACTTTTTCAAAAGTTTTTGGACTTGCAGGTCTTCGTCTGGGCTATGGAATCATGCCTGAATGGCTGGCAAAAGAGTACATAAGAGCAGCAACTCCGTTTTCAGTAAGTCTTCCGGCTTTAAAAGCAGGAGTTGCTGCCCTTTCAGACACCGAACACCGTAAAAAGAGCATAGATCTTGCAAGAAAAGGCAGAGAATACCTTAAAGAAAAAATTCCTTTTAAGGTGTATCCTTCACAGTCAAATTTCGTACTTGTAGATGTTGCCCCTTTAAAAGCAAAAGTTGTTACACAGAACCTCATGAAAAAAGGAATTATTGTACGTTCCTGTGATTCCTTTCGGGACGCTGGAGATAATTTTATCAGGGTAACTGTCGGGACTCCGGAACAAAATGAAATAATTGTCAGGACTTTTGAAGCTGTAAAGAACGAGGTTTAA
- a CDS encoding dihydroneopterin aldolase family protein, with product MVQEKATDRDNALFEAGIKLGALYHQFTGSPVNLNTVSSLEQAIQESISVQPYVEDISVKIDRNMLKGKLSNEFGYSELQGPMLKVKITVRYSSSRVKVGMEYNPELNYPLMKILELEEINV from the coding sequence TTGGTTCAAGAAAAAGCAACTGACAGAGATAACGCACTCTTTGAGGCAGGAATAAAACTCGGAGCTCTATATCATCAATTTACGGGTTCCCCTGTAAATTTGAACACGGTTTCAAGCCTTGAACAGGCTATTCAGGAAAGCATTTCAGTCCAGCCCTATGTAGAAGATATCTCGGTAAAAATTGACAGGAATATGTTGAAGGGTAAGTTAAGTAATGAGTTCGGTTATTCTGAACTTCAGGGGCCTATGCTTAAAGTAAAGATTACTGTAAGATACAGCTCTTCAAGGGTAAAAGTCGGAATGGAATACAATCCTGAACTGAATTATCCACTGATGAAAATTCTAGAACTCGAAGAAATAAACGTTTGA
- a CDS encoding archaetidylserine synthase: protein MNVFQMLRLPDLVSLLNLICGISSIAVAAQATIQAAISQTTAAHNGFVLALILLLIAAIADGADGYIARRFKGGELGEQLDSLADAVSFGVAPALLIYLQFGQINPLVGDPDPLVAVFPVFYAICGVLRLARFNSMASSKTGFEGLPITAGCVMLVTYMLLSEDLVKIDFLLALTLCLSILMVSSVNYPKIRNVRILAFVASIFGITMLLYLYNIEYMRIFSILPFILMLMYIFSPFFKVPLLSNLGSKEYRNKEFSARKEKQ, encoded by the coding sequence ATGAACGTATTTCAAATGTTAAGACTCCCGGACCTGGTCTCTCTTTTGAACCTTATCTGCGGAATCAGTTCAATTGCAGTAGCTGCTCAGGCTACAATCCAGGCTGCTATATCTCAAACTACAGCAGCCCATAACGGATTTGTTCTGGCTTTGATCTTACTTCTTATTGCAGCAATTGCAGACGGGGCGGATGGGTACATTGCCAGACGATTTAAAGGAGGAGAACTCGGGGAACAACTTGATTCTCTGGCAGATGCAGTTTCTTTTGGGGTGGCTCCTGCTCTTTTAATATACTTGCAATTCGGGCAAATAAACCCTCTTGTCGGAGATCCAGATCCTCTTGTTGCTGTATTTCCGGTTTTCTACGCTATCTGCGGTGTACTCAGGCTAGCACGTTTCAATTCCATGGCTTCCAGTAAAACCGGATTCGAGGGACTTCCCATAACTGCAGGCTGCGTTATGCTTGTTACATATATGTTATTAAGTGAAGATCTTGTCAAGATAGACTTCCTTCTAGCACTTACCCTTTGTCTGTCTATTCTTATGGTGAGTTCGGTGAATTATCCGAAGATCAGGAACGTCAGGATTCTAGCTTTTGTAGCTTCCATTTTTGGTATAACTATGCTTCTCTATCTGTACAATATCGAATATATGCGAATCTTCTCAATCCTGCCTTTTATCCTGATGTTGATGTACATCTTTTCTCCTTTTTTCAAGGTCCCTCTATTAAGTAATCTGGGTAGTAAGGAATATCGAAATAAAGAATTTAGTGCCAGAAAAGAAAAACAGTAA
- a CDS encoding phosphatidylserine decarboxylase, which produces MLAKGSEPWLFTAVSITALFAVLSRAMNSSRLNCIAYVAMALTFFMVLFFRDPERKVEVSDTYMISPADGTVIDIRGRKICIFMFLQNVHVNRAPISGKIKQITYKKGGYLPAYWKDSERNERNEFIIHSKYGDVSVTQIAGTIARRIVSYSQVNDIIEQGQRIGMIRFGSRVDVTIPHDFEIIVRKGERVLAGKTIIAIIKNDRDF; this is translated from the coding sequence ATGCTTGCAAAAGGTTCAGAACCCTGGCTTTTTACAGCTGTGTCTATTACTGCACTATTTGCAGTCCTCTCCAGGGCAATGAACAGCTCCCGTTTAAACTGTATTGCTTATGTAGCAATGGCATTGACTTTTTTTATGGTTCTTTTTTTTAGAGATCCAGAAAGAAAGGTTGAAGTTTCGGACACTTATATGATTTCCCCGGCCGATGGCACTGTCATAGATATTCGAGGCCGGAAAATCTGTATTTTTATGTTTCTCCAGAACGTACATGTAAATAGAGCTCCGATTTCGGGAAAGATTAAGCAAATAACTTACAAAAAAGGTGGATATCTTCCTGCTTACTGGAAAGACTCTGAAAGAAACGAGAGAAATGAATTTATTATTCACAGCAAGTATGGTGACGTTAGTGTCACGCAGATTGCAGGCACAATTGCCAGAAGAATCGTCTCTTATTCTCAAGTAAATGATATAATCGAGCAGGGACAGCGAATTGGAATGATTCGCTTCGGATCAAGGGTTGATGTAACGATCCCTCATGACTTTGAGATCATAGTACGGAAAGGAGAGCGGGTACTTGCAGGCAAAACCATTATAGCAATAATAAAAAATGACAGGGACTTTTGA
- the artA gene encoding archaeosortase A has product MIESILWLAVGLMVASSVIPRTLRVRKLVGGIGWGVFSIHWSYQPLHYLKIMDYANVLLTIVVALFCLLVAYIMFLEYRKGPLKIRNNREVLHSKFSAQDEADYLDITSMLTSASALGALVYFPFANFAFLNTWIIGGVTSQVLWILHYFEIPAYMKAWNMISLNGYTVEIILACTAIESIALFMGLIGAVRAPLNRLAMAFAVSVPVIYILNLIRDIFVVVAYGEQWFGADSFIIAHNYIAKAGSGIALFVISYAVLRILPELFGMIDGLWVILSIELKSLLRRSEGD; this is encoded by the coding sequence ATGATAGAAAGTATACTCTGGCTCGCAGTCGGGTTAATGGTTGCGTCATCCGTCATTCCCAGAACCTTAAGGGTTCGTAAACTTGTTGGAGGGATTGGATGGGGTGTATTTTCCATCCACTGGAGTTATCAGCCTCTCCATTATCTCAAAATTATGGACTATGCCAATGTGCTATTAACAATAGTAGTAGCTCTGTTTTGTCTACTTGTAGCGTATATCATGTTTCTAGAGTACAGAAAAGGTCCTCTAAAGATAAGAAATAATAGAGAAGTACTGCACTCGAAGTTTTCAGCTCAGGATGAGGCTGATTACCTTGACATAACCTCGATGCTTACAAGTGCCAGTGCACTTGGAGCTCTAGTTTATTTCCCATTTGCGAATTTCGCCTTTCTGAACACCTGGATTATAGGAGGTGTTACTTCTCAGGTTCTCTGGATTCTTCATTATTTCGAGATTCCGGCTTATATGAAAGCCTGGAATATGATATCACTTAATGGGTACACAGTGGAAATCATTCTCGCCTGTACGGCAATTGAAAGCATTGCTCTCTTTATGGGGCTTATAGGTGCGGTGAGAGCTCCTCTTAACCGTCTGGCTATGGCTTTTGCCGTGTCAGTGCCCGTGATTTATATACTTAATCTTATAAGGGACATTTTCGTGGTAGTCGCTTATGGAGAGCAATGGTTTGGGGCTGACAGTTTTATAATTGCACATAACTATATCGCAAAGGCGGGTTCAGGTATTGCCCTCTTTGTAATTTCATATGCAGTACTCCGGATTCTCCCCGAGCTGTTCGGAATGATTGATGGCCTCTGGGTCATTCTTTCTATAGAACTGAAATCTCTTCTGCGCAGGTCTGAGGGGGATTAA
- a CDS encoding NUDIX hydrolase, which yields MKPQTPSLTVDTVILFKNKLVLVKRKNPPYQGKFALPGGFVEIGETTEKAAVREAFEETGLSVELIKLVGVYSDPDRDPRGHTVSVCYLAKGLGELESGSDADSVDLFELDSIPELAFDHNKIINDAKSDINAVLSQM from the coding sequence ATGAAACCCCAAACTCCTAGTTTAACCGTTGATACCGTGATCCTCTTTAAAAATAAGCTTGTGCTTGTGAAGAGAAAAAATCCTCCATATCAGGGAAAATTTGCCCTTCCTGGCGGCTTCGTAGAAATAGGGGAAACTACAGAAAAAGCAGCAGTGAGGGAAGCTTTTGAAGAAACAGGCCTTTCCGTAGAGCTTATCAAACTTGTAGGAGTCTATTCCGATCCGGACCGCGACCCCAGAGGGCATACTGTTTCAGTATGCTACCTTGCAAAGGGATTAGGAGAACTCGAATCCGGATCTGATGCGGATTCCGTCGATCTTTTTGAGCTTGATTCCATTCCTGAACTGGCTTTTGACCATAATAAAATTATAAACGACGCAAAAAGTGATATTAATGCAGTTCTGTCCCAAATGTAA
- a CDS encoding transcription factor S: MQFCPKCKSMMFPKNGNFECRKCGNIIPIKSDEKSFVSRAKIDDHEIVVLEGEQTSGLPTTSAKCPECGNNTAAWWLRQLRSADESETRFFKCTKCGFTWREYD; the protein is encoded by the coding sequence ATGCAGTTCTGTCCCAAATGTAAAAGTATGATGTTTCCTAAAAACGGAAATTTTGAGTGTAGAAAATGCGGAAACATAATACCTATAAAAAGTGATGAAAAAAGCTTTGTTTCCAGAGCCAAGATCGATGATCATGAAATAGTGGTTCTGGAAGGCGAGCAGACTTCAGGCCTGCCGACAACAAGTGCAAAATGCCCAGAATGTGGAAATAATACTGCAGCCTGGTGGCTCAGACAACTTAGGTCGGCTGACGAATCCGAAACCCGCTTTTTCAAGTGTACGAAATGTGGATTTACCTGGAGAGAATACGACTGA
- a CDS encoding DNA polymerase sliding clamp, which translates to MFKAAINAELLKDAVAALAVIVDEVRFRIKPEGISVKAVDPANVAMGIFELGSSAFDEYNADECEIGVDLNKITDLLGIADKNDTVQMELEEGNHKLLIDVGGLSYTLSLLDPSTIRAEPRVPQLELPAKVVLNGADLRRAVKAAEKISDHMLMGVSDDTFYMEAKGDTDQVRLEMGRDQLIDLKAGEACSLFSLDYLTDIVKPTNKVNEVTLSLGKDFPMLIDFEIANGAGRISYLLAPRIESD; encoded by the coding sequence ATGTTTAAGGCAGCAATTAATGCAGAGCTTCTGAAAGACGCGGTTGCCGCACTAGCTGTAATTGTAGATGAGGTCAGATTCAGGATAAAACCAGAAGGTATTTCGGTAAAAGCCGTTGATCCTGCTAACGTTGCAATGGGAATTTTCGAGCTTGGGTCATCTGCTTTCGATGAGTATAACGCTGATGAGTGTGAAATCGGAGTCGACCTGAATAAGATTACGGACCTGCTGGGAATTGCGGACAAGAACGACACAGTCCAGATGGAACTTGAAGAAGGAAATCACAAACTCCTGATTGATGTCGGAGGGCTGTCTTATACACTTTCTCTTCTCGATCCTTCTACAATTCGAGCAGAACCAAGAGTCCCACAGCTCGAATTACCTGCTAAAGTTGTTCTTAACGGTGCAGACCTCAGACGTGCTGTTAAAGCTGCCGAAAAAATAAGCGACCATATGCTCATGGGAGTTTCTGACGACACATTTTATATGGAAGCAAAAGGCGATACTGATCAGGTTCGTCTCGAGATGGGCAGAGATCAGCTAATCGACCTGAAAGCAGGTGAAGCATGTTCTCTTTTCTCTCTGGATTATCTGACCGATATAGTCAAACCCACAAACAAAGTCAATGAAGTTACTCTCTCCCTTGGAAAAGACTTCCCAATGCTTATAGATTTTGAAATTGCAAACGGTGCAGGAAGGATTTCTTACCTCCTGGCTCCAAGAATTGAGTCGGACTGA
- the priL gene encoding DNA primase regulatory subunit PriL, which yields MDEEHIALYPFASEVSAYVESLRISLESLLNSPAFRRSRARGMERVMQSIEGEIEKPLMKDESWLLSETLSYPFAQILVACVDDQLFTKRYALKEAEAASKWLEKESTDFLLELGEDFGIQADVENLQFSMHFADYIRFSSSIREPIWKLTNRELRSGMVAVTKKDFVRLLQEAIKERIEKSFPIPKIPSEVSSFCIPYVAEIKDKFEVHKKKFGTTDFGIVEPELFPPCISHALANIQGGVNLAHSMRFATTSFLLSVGMSVDDILNLFNVSPDFDAEVTLYQIEHIAGATGNIYKPPACDTMRTYGNCIGKDRLCEKINHPLAYYEKKIYLKNKEKEREEKEKEEGKVKQEEKEEGKEKKE from the coding sequence ATGGACGAAGAACATATCGCTCTTTACCCATTTGCTTCAGAAGTATCTGCTTATGTAGAAAGCCTTAGAATCTCGTTAGAGAGTTTACTTAATTCTCCAGCTTTCCGGAGATCTCGAGCTCGCGGGATGGAAAGAGTAATGCAGTCCATCGAAGGAGAGATTGAAAAACCACTCATGAAAGACGAAAGCTGGCTTCTTTCCGAGACTCTCTCTTATCCTTTTGCTCAAATTTTAGTTGCTTGCGTGGATGACCAGTTATTCACTAAGCGATATGCACTTAAAGAAGCAGAAGCAGCCTCAAAATGGCTCGAAAAAGAAAGTACTGATTTTTTACTTGAACTTGGAGAAGATTTTGGGATTCAAGCAGATGTTGAAAACTTACAGTTCAGTATGCATTTTGCAGATTACATACGCTTCTCCTCTTCAATAAGGGAACCCATATGGAAATTAACAAACCGGGAACTTAGATCCGGAATGGTCGCAGTTACGAAAAAAGACTTTGTAAGACTTCTTCAAGAAGCAATCAAAGAAAGAATAGAAAAATCGTTCCCGATTCCTAAAATTCCTTCTGAAGTGTCAAGTTTCTGCATCCCTTATGTTGCCGAAATAAAAGACAAGTTTGAGGTCCACAAGAAAAAATTCGGAACAACGGACTTTGGCATAGTGGAGCCCGAACTCTTTCCTCCCTGTATATCCCATGCCCTTGCAAATATACAGGGTGGAGTAAACCTTGCCCATTCTATGCGTTTTGCCACGACTTCCTTCCTGCTTAGCGTAGGAATGTCAGTTGATGACATTCTTAACCTTTTCAATGTTTCTCCTGATTTTGACGCAGAAGTAACCCTTTACCAGATAGAGCATATTGCAGGTGCAACAGGAAACATATACAAGCCTCCTGCATGTGATACCATGAGAACCTATGGAAACTGCATAGGTAAAGACCGACTATGTGAAAAAATCAATCATCCTCTAGCTTACTACGAGAAGAAAATATATCTGAAAAATAAAGAGAAAGAAAGGGAAGAAAAGGAAAAAGAAGAGGGAAAGGTAAAACAAGAAGAAAAAGAAGAAGGAAAAGAAAAGAAAGAATAG
- the gatC gene encoding Asp-tRNA(Asn)/Glu-tRNA(Gln) amidotransferase subunit GatC, with protein MITKEDVEHIGWLARIDISEQETVEYMEKLNSVLGYFGQLDELPTEDVAPTYHVAEIYNVFREDVVEECLPQEVVLANTEHKQDGAFRVPKIG; from the coding sequence ATGATCACAAAAGAAGATGTAGAACACATCGGCTGGCTTGCTCGCATTGATATTAGCGAACAGGAAACCGTCGAATACATGGAAAAACTTAATTCAGTATTGGGGTACTTCGGACAACTTGACGAGTTGCCGACAGAAGACGTAGCTCCTACTTACCACGTGGCTGAGATTTATAACGTGTTCAGGGAAGATGTGGTAGAAGAATGTCTCCCTCAGGAGGTTGTTCTTGCAAACACCGAACACAAGCAGGATGGAGCCTTCAGGGTTCCGAAGATAGGCTGA
- the gatA gene encoding Asp-tRNA(Asn)/Glu-tRNA(Gln) amidotransferase subunit GatA: MAKWMSVAQVKEKIEENSAEEVTAQYLEVIGKSKINGYITVSEKALEQAKKIDAEGHNGPLAGVPIAIKDNISVVGLPNSCGSKILEGYIPPFNAHVIEKLLAAGAVILGKTNMDEFAMGSSTETSYFGPTANPWDLERVPGGSSGGSAAVVAAGEAPFALGSDTGGSVRCPAAFCGVVGLKPTYGSVSRYGVVAYANSLEQVGPLANNVTDIAVLMDVIAGYDRKDSTSIDSKIEYQKALVEDVKGLKIGVPKEFFGEGIHPDVEKAVWNAIHKCEDLGASWEEVSMPHIKYALASYYIIAMSEASSNLARFDGTRYGYRASGENWHSMVSKTRAEGFGTEVKRRILLGTYALSAGYHDKYYLKALKVRTLVKQDFDKALSKVDVLMAPTMPNPAFKIGEKIEDPLTLYLSDVNTCPINLAGVPSLSVPCGFTDGLPIGLQIMGKPFDEPAVLRAAYTFEQNTDYHIKRPSEVA; encoded by the coding sequence ATGGCAAAATGGATGAGCGTTGCACAGGTAAAGGAAAAAATTGAGGAAAACTCAGCCGAAGAAGTAACAGCTCAGTATCTCGAAGTTATAGGAAAGAGCAAAATTAACGGTTATATAACTGTCTCTGAAAAAGCTCTTGAGCAGGCGAAGAAAATTGATGCTGAGGGGCATAACGGTCCTCTTGCAGGGGTACCAATTGCAATAAAAGATAATATTTCCGTAGTCGGACTGCCAAACAGTTGCGGTTCGAAAATTCTTGAGGGTTATATCCCACCATTCAATGCTCATGTTATTGAAAAGCTTCTCGCTGCAGGTGCAGTAATCCTGGGAAAAACTAATATGGACGAGTTTGCAATGGGTTCTTCTACGGAAACCAGCTATTTTGGGCCGACTGCAAATCCCTGGGACCTTGAAAGAGTACCTGGTGGATCTTCCGGTGGTAGTGCAGCAGTTGTTGCAGCAGGAGAAGCTCCTTTTGCCCTTGGTTCAGACACAGGAGGGTCCGTACGCTGTCCTGCGGCATTCTGTGGTGTAGTTGGACTTAAACCAACATACGGATCGGTTTCAAGGTACGGAGTTGTAGCTTATGCAAACTCTCTTGAGCAGGTCGGACCTCTTGCAAACAATGTGACAGACATTGCAGTGCTGATGGATGTTATAGCCGGCTACGATCGTAAAGATTCGACTTCAATTGACAGTAAAATCGAGTACCAGAAAGCTCTTGTGGAAGATGTAAAAGGGCTTAAAATCGGGGTTCCAAAGGAGTTTTTCGGAGAAGGCATCCATCCAGATGTTGAAAAGGCTGTCTGGAACGCCATACACAAATGCGAAGATCTCGGAGCGTCCTGGGAAGAGGTTTCCATGCCTCATATAAAGTATGCTCTTGCGTCTTATTATATCATTGCAATGAGTGAAGCATCCTCAAACCTTGCAAGATTTGACGGAACACGTTACGGATATAGAGCGAGTGGTGAAAATTGGCATTCCATGGTTTCAAAAACAAGAGCCGAAGGCTTTGGAACCGAAGTGAAAAGAAGAATTCTCCTTGGAACTTATGCCCTTTCAGCAGGATATCACGACAAGTATTATTTAAAAGCCCTCAAGGTCAGAACTCTTGTGAAGCAGGACTTTGACAAAGCCCTCTCAAAAGTTGATGTGCTCATGGCTCCAACTATGCCAAATCCTGCTTTTAAAATAGGAGAAAAAATAGAAGATCCGCTTACTCTCTACCTCTCGGACGTGAATACCTGCCCGATCAATCTTGCAGGAGTTCCTTCACTTTCCGTGCCATGCGGTTTCACTGATGGTCTTCCAATAGGACTTCAGATAATGGGAAAACCATTTGACGAGCCTGCTGTGCTGCGTGCAGCATATACTTTCGAGCAAAATACTGATTATCACATAAAGAGACCTTCGGAGGTGGCATAA